The Nitrospiraceae bacterium genome contains a region encoding:
- a CDS encoding PilZ domain-containing protein: MDLRDHPRFEVNIPVSFFGDQINGKGAITNLSAGGCAVKGDAKAPIGAFLELNVDLPDAQQKLIIEVAVVRWSIGTKFGLDFLQLDPEHENRLRRFIKTL, from the coding sequence ATGGACCTTAGAGATCACCCACGCTTCGAAGTCAATATACCAGTCTCATTTTTTGGAGACCAAATTAACGGAAAAGGCGCGATTACCAATCTTTCGGCCGGAGGCTGTGCGGTTAAAGGAGATGCGAAGGCCCCGATCGGTGCTTTCCTCGAACTCAACGTAGATCTTCCAGACGCTCAACAGAAACTGATCATCGAAGTTGCGGTTGTTCGATGGTCAATCGGAACAAAGTTCGGCCTCGATTTTCTCCAGCTGGATCCCGAACACGAGAATCGGCTGCGCCGCTTTATTAAGACCCTCTAG